The following coding sequences are from one Virgibacillus necropolis window:
- a CDS encoding LysR family transcriptional regulator, protein MNIGNLEMFCRVIEEGSISQAARIGYVSQPAVTSKIRQLEKHYGAELFDRTGGKLNLTESGSALYLFAKEIIDCFKRSEEAVKGIANLEATTLNIGASLTIGEYLLPGILGEFQKENRNVNFNLAIGNTPNIVAQLENRDIDIALVEGIVTHDDLNIEKFAEDELIMVIPSNHRWNDRSKINIEELPQEKMIWREKNAGIREIVENVLRENNVLEKVKGHMELGSTQSIKSAVEAGMGISILPRLSVTRELELGVLKHVTISDIHITRDLWVVKIASRFPKKSMNSFIFHLKKLTK, encoded by the coding sequence ATGAACATAGGTAATTTAGAAATGTTTTGTCGTGTGATTGAGGAAGGAAGTATCAGTCAAGCAGCTCGGATAGGGTATGTCTCGCAACCAGCGGTGACCAGTAAAATACGGCAGCTGGAAAAACATTATGGTGCTGAGTTGTTTGATAGAACTGGTGGAAAGCTTAACCTTACAGAATCCGGTTCCGCTCTTTATCTCTTCGCCAAAGAGATCATCGATTGCTTTAAGCGTTCTGAAGAGGCGGTAAAAGGTATTGCAAATCTTGAAGCCACTACATTAAATATAGGCGCAAGTTTAACAATAGGTGAATATCTTTTACCTGGTATATTAGGTGAATTTCAAAAAGAGAATAGAAATGTAAATTTCAATTTAGCTATTGGAAATACACCAAATATTGTTGCACAGTTGGAAAACCGAGACATTGATATTGCCTTGGTAGAAGGCATTGTTACACACGATGATTTAAACATAGAAAAATTCGCAGAGGATGAACTAATCATGGTTATTCCCAGTAACCATCGATGGAATGATAGAAGTAAAATAAACATAGAAGAATTGCCTCAAGAAAAGATGATTTGGCGGGAGAAAAATGCTGGTATTAGGGAGATTGTGGAAAATGTATTACGAGAAAATAATGTATTGGAAAAAGTAAAGGGTCATATGGAACTTGGGAGTACACAATCAATTAAAAGCGCGGTTGAAGCAGGAATGGGTATTAGTATACTCCCAAGGTTATCTGTGACAAGGGAACTCGAATTAGGTGTTTTAAAACATGTAACGATTTCTGATATTCATATCACCAGAGATTTATGGGTGGTGAAAATTGCTTCACGCTTCCCGAAAAAAAGTATGAATTCATTTATATTCCATTTAAAAAAGCTGACAAAATGA